The DNA window TTCTTCTATGAAGAGCGCGATTGCATTGAACATCTATTCCGCGTATCTGCAAGTCTTGATTCCCTTGTGTTGGGGGAAGGTCAAATTTTGAGCCAATTAAAAGGAGCTTATATTCAGGCTTATAGCGCAGGTTGCACAGGCACAATTTTTAATATCTTATTCCAACGTGCTATCAGTGTTGGTAAAAAGGTACGGACGAACACAGGTATTGCTAATACGCCTGTATCCGTTAGTTACACCGCTGTTAACCTTGCGGAGGACAGCCTAGATAAACCATTATCTGAAGCGACGGTGCTCATCTTAGGTGCTGGCACCATGAGTGAGTTGACAGCAACGCATCTACAAGCAAAGGGCGTAAAAACGATTTTTGTATCCAATAGAACCTTTACTAAGGCAGAGGCTCTAGCAGAGCGATTTAATGGTAAAGCTGTTAAGCTAGATAACTTTGTAGATTACGCTAAAGATGCGGATATCCTCATTACATCTACAGGGGCGCCGCACTATATTATTACGGAACGTGAAGCAAAGAAAATTACCTCCCTTCGCAAAGGTGAGCCAATCGTTATGATTGATATTGCGGTACCACGCGATATCGATCCTGCTGTGGCAGATATGGAAGGTATTTATTTATTCAATATTGACTCCCTTGAAAGCGTAGTAGAAGAAAATAAGGCACAGCGCGAAGAGGAAGCTCGTCGTGCGGAGCCTATCATTCACGATGCTATTGAAGAATTATTGGACAAATTGAGCTATTTAACGGTGCGTCCTATGATGGCATTGCTTACTGAAAAAGCAGAACGCATTCGCCGTCGTGAATTGCATCGGGCATTAGCAAAATTACCTGATATTTCTGATAAAGAGCGCCGCATTATGGACTCTATGAGTCGCATGATCATCCGCAAAATGTTGCGTGAACCGATGATTCACTTCAACGAAATCGCTGGTACAGAGGAAGAAGGTTTGTACTGGGATTTATTCAAAGATATGTTTAATCTTGAGAAAGAAGGCTAAGGCCATGAGAGACCATATTCGAATCGGCACGCGAAAAAGTGCCCTTGCCCTATGGCAGGCTGAACATATTAGTGCAGAGTTACAACGTCTGTACCCAAACATTACGGTCGAGCTAGTTCACTTCAATACAAAGGGGGACCGTATCTTAGAAAAACCACTGGCTCAAGTTGGTGGTAAAGGTTTGTTTACAGCTGAATTAGAAGAAGCTATGCACAAAGGCGACATTGATATCGCCGTACATAGCTTG is part of the Veillonella sp. genome and encodes:
- the hemA gene encoding glutamyl-tRNA reductase, which gives rise to MKLVVLGLNHRSAAVEVRERFSFDKDEVASALNRLYEFDCVAECVILSTCNRTEIYAALEGVEFPKEYMLAVLKDLKGADHIDEDAFFFYEERDCIEHLFRVSASLDSLVLGEGQILSQLKGAYIQAYSAGCTGTIFNILFQRAISVGKKVRTNTGIANTPVSVSYTAVNLAEDSLDKPLSEATVLILGAGTMSELTATHLQAKGVKTIFVSNRTFTKAEALAERFNGKAVKLDNFVDYAKDADILITSTGAPHYIITEREAKKITSLRKGEPIVMIDIAVPRDIDPAVADMEGIYLFNIDSLESVVEENKAQREEEARRAEPIIHDAIEELLDKLSYLTVRPMMALLTEKAERIRRRELHRALAKLPDISDKERRIMDSMSRMIIRKMLREPMIHFNEIAGTEEEGLYWDLFKDMFNLEKEG